The DNA sequence ATTTAAGTGCATGAAAGCTGCAGTGTTAAGGCTGGTCCTTTATTATTAAGGAGtgataatgcaggtatgggatccattatccagaaacccattatccagaatggtccaaattacaggaaggcatctcccatatccaaatactccaaattttaaaaaatgatttccttttttctgttataataaaatagtacctcaaacttgatcctaactaaaatataattaatccttattggaagcaaagccagcatattgagtttttttttagttacaagattttctagtagacttaagttataaagatccaaattacggaaagatctgttatcccgaaaaccccaggttctgaggattactggataactggtcctatacTATATAACCATATAACAGCTTACCCTCTTACCTCTCTTGGCATTATCTTCCTTGGCTCCATTCTTTGATTGACTGTGACTGACTGTCCATCTCTAAAACTGTCTGTTTATTGTCATGGCTTACCAAAGATATCAGGTTTTGAACCAATTAGTTTTATACCTTCCAGGTTTTGTATTTCTTATAGTTATAGCCTGGTCACTCAGTGACTGAATactgttttttctcttttggCTATGCTCAGCTCAAGAATACACTACACTGAAATCTctacaataaatattgaaaatactTACAACAAGAAGATATTGGCACGCTGATGGCTAGAAAGATCCATACTATATCCATTTTGCCAAGACATATCGTCTCTTTGTGCTGAGGATGACTGCCCTCTTCTGTAACATGGGAAATATTGCCAGGCACTCCAGGTTTCCATGTTCCAGCAGGCACCAGCCTATTAAGAAAATTTCCTGTTGCTGTGTAGGCAGCTGTGGAGATGGTGACAGAAACCATGGCAGATAAATCTGTGGGTGAATTAATATCCAGTGAAGTATCTTTGTTTGCAACACTGTGTTGTTTGATACTGATATCCTTGTAGATCCCTGGTTCATTGGTTGGAATTCTGGCATCAGTGGAAGTCTTTTCAGGGTAGGATGAGGCAACAGTTTGAACTGCTAAAGTAGTTCCGTTCTTTGCTTGCCTTATAGAGAGCAGTGAACTATTTCTGTTTAATACATCCCATAATTTATAGTAGTTGAGTTTGAAAGGCACCGAGACTACTTCAGTGTTGTCTGGCATGTCACTTGCTGAGGTGGGCAATCCTCCACCCATGAGCTCCTCTTGACTAAGGCCCTGCAACCTCCAACCACGAATAAAAGCGTCTTTAAGGAAAGCAAGCACAGAGCCACTGCTATTATCATTGGTTGATGCAGTTCTTGCAGAATGTTCTGTTTTAAGGTAAGGCTCTAAGGACTCTGTGACTTTCTGAAATACATTCCTTTCACTGTAGATATTTCCTGAATGTGTAACATCCCGACTATTGGGAAGTGGTGTTACCAGAGTTGGCGTTGACTTCTGAGGGTGCCATGTTCTAGACTTTCTCAGTTTACTTACAGGATCAAAACTGTGAGTCGGCCTCACCATTGCAGCATATGTGGTTGTTTCTTTCAGAACTTGGTAAGATGGCGATGTGGGAAATGACTCCTTTACGACAAATGTATCTTTCTCTGCCAGTGCCAGAACAAGTAGAACACCTGGAAAAAATTAGAAGATCGTGGTTATCATCTCTCATAACATAACCAAAATGTACATTAACCTGTTTAGTgacacaagaaatttttggaatttttccaaACTGTTGCTCAACAAATAAATTCAGAATAGTAAAATAGATGCAAGAGTTTTCTCAGGATATTACAAGCTCATTTTTAATAATATCAACTGATGATTATTACgtaaataaaatgttgcaggTGCCCGTCTGTGATTTACAGGCTTCTGCAATTGGTGATTCAACCCTCACAAAGCAGACTGAATACTTGACATTCCTGATTTATGTAGCTTTTTACACCCTACTGAATGCACCCTGTCTGAATAGCCTTGAACCCACTTATCTTAAAGTATTTCCAGATCGCCAGTCTAGAAACTGCTTTTGCCTATGACCTTATGTCAAAAGTAAGAACAAGACAATAGCTACCAATGTTTACAAATAAGTTAgtcatatttttgtaaaaaaaaaaaaaaaaaaagacaaaaattaacACAGGACCTCCAATAATAGGGTGGCAGTAAAGGACAACTTTACAACAAATAATAACAACTATCTAGAGTTTAAAACTGCCAATATTTCTAATGTTTAAAACTGCCAATATTAAAGCTTATAAAAGGGGACAAGATCAATATAGAAAGCCTTGCAAGACCGGTACTTAATGGATCCAAGAAATCAGCCATACACTCCATGTTATCCCAGATAATACAGCACAGTACTGGGGTCCTTCATGTTTGAAGCCTCAGTGGGTTTAGTTGATAATTCCTATGTTTTTGACCTGTCACTGACTTTAGAAATAATATGGTTTTCTCAGAATGTTCATATACTTTTTAAACTTAATACATATCAAGCCTTTTAAGTcctctccaaaaataaaaaaacaggtttgcTCCTGTAGCAATTGTGtctaatgataaaataaaaaacttaaaggggcagttcacttcACAAAACATAGTGTTTTCAAATAGTACACCATAAATACTGCCTTTTTAATTatctctttacattttttataaaaaaatacattgatatatTAATTGATGGCTTTTTCTTATGCTGATAAGAATTCTATAAACAAATGTATCACATTTATGTATAGTATAGAAGGGAGaacaaacaaatgcatttttagaTGAACAGTATGAAGAAGAAAACAGAAGTAAGCAAAATACGCAAATAATTGTGATTATTATCATTACTATTGTCAAGTTTACCTCTTCAGTGATCCAACATTTGTATATTGAAAatgtctctcactctctctctctcgatcttaGGCATATATACTTTATTTCCTGGCAGATATTGTAGTGCTTTAAAGctaacattttagaaaatgttcAGATACATGAAGAAAGCAAGGTTAACTTAGTTTATCTGCAAAAAAACCTAATAAATAAACTTAACATGGCGCCCTGTCCTCAAGAGCTTACAATGCATGCAGGAATTATCTGGTTGATTTCTTTATCATAAAGCCAAATTAATAACACTCGGGCACTCCGAGAATTGTTTTTAAGCATGCTgcacagagcttacaattttacattgttatgGTTCCTTCATTTTTGGTTACCCTTAAGGAATGTGACCTAGGATTACACTCACTCTTTCAAGTGACCATAAATGAGACTGGTTGATGTACTTTGAAAACATCCAAATGTTCACTTGTGCCTGGCTAATATTTGGAatgctatttttcttttaatctcaTGTTACTATGGTAATCGAATAGAAAAAGGCATTTGTTCCTTTTGAGCGAGACAATATGATTGGTCGTGCAAACATCCCTGACTCACAGTAAATGAAACTATGGGTGAAAAATCATTTATTCATATTGCCTTTGTAATTACCCAGTGAGTGATAAAATTTGACTTCCACTTTGTTCCTATTGATATTCTCATCTAGCTGGTCATTACACGttggattttttaaatgtaaatatcctGTGCCAAGTCTCTTTAAATGAGAATTATAAGTTTATAACATGGCACAATGCTTTTTCAAGGAATAGCAGGAATAGAACATGTTGCTATCCCTTAGTTaatagagatgcactgaatcctgaaTTTTGTTTGCAAATCAGCTGAATCTGAGCCTTTTCCACCAAAATTCAGATTTAGCTAAATCCAAGTGGCTGGCCAAACTGAACtctaaaatcatgtgacttttgatCAAAATGCAAGGctatcaaaaaaaatttccatgtgTTATGTGAcgtaatttgcatgtgcaaatctgGTGCAGGATTTGGCTGCATCCTTCATAAAATATTggggattctgccaaatcttaaaatagtggatattgtgcatccctaatacttaaCCAATTTTATCAACTgccaatataatatttataataaaaatcagcacTTTGCAAGAAAAATTAGTTAATTGCATCTGTTGTTTAGGGTCTATTCCTAAACTAATATAGCATGACTGGTTGATGCCATGCCAGATAGAGGGAATGTGTTCCACCATCAGATGAGATGAGAAACTGATGTCAAAAGCATCTAAAACAATACAATAATCAATACAGGAATCTGTATTTACTGAAACTGCAAGCAATGTACTTTACACtaagatatatagtatatataaccCAACAGAGACTGATCCATTTTTTGGATTGTGCTGCCTGACATAAAACTATAAGTCTATATTAGCAGTAAATCCATTTGTTAAATTTTATCCTGAGCAAGGAACAGGCATTCAGCGTATCCAAGCTATTAGCACCATCATCAAATCTCCCATAAACTGCAGTTCAGCAATCCGCTGACTCATAAGTGTGCCATAAATGCCTTCACTGAAGTTCCATTACAATGATATTACCTAGTGACTTTGTGCTATTACCTGCACCACAATTTACAATTACATTTCTCATATGCTGATGGTGGGCTCTGTATTGGGGCTGGCTTATAGAAACAACAATTTTGTTTCATAAACACatctttttgtaattatttcattCCAGTCTTAGAAATGTTTCTCCTATACACTTTCGGGGATTCTTGTTGTAGAAGGTCTATGAAACAgcagtgttgtttttttaaatgtaatatatatatcgTGGTTACAAAGTACTTGCACTCTTGCTGTGGTAACTTGCGGGGTGCACAGACAATGGCAATTATGTAGTCGATCTGGAACAAATCATTTctggaccagcacttccctttaaTTCCCTTTTAACACGGAATTAAATGgaagtgctggtccaggaattatatatatatatatatatatatatatatatatatatatatatatatatatatatatatatatatatatatatatataggtatgggaactgttatccagaatgctcaggagtttaatttggatcttcataactagtctactagaaattcccaataaggattaattatatcttagtttggatcaagtacacgacaatgttgtattactacagagaaaaaggaaatcttttttaaatttggattatgtggataaaatggagtctatgggagacggcatttccataattcggagctttcaggataacgggtaaaggtccccaagtgggaaAACGGATAAGATGCTGTGTTAATAAAAGAGCATTTGTTCACAATCTAGaaagagtgctgatccttcatctaTTTATACTACAACCATTGATCATGCGCCTCTGGCTATTTGAAGTCTAAGTGCGGGAACTTtgggatatttatatattaggattcggttctgtatatggccgaatctttcaccaaggattcagggattcggctgaatccaaaatagtggattcggtgcatccataaataaaagtaatagaACATGCCCTATGTCTGGCAACCCATGGCTACCAATCAActattggtatgggacctgttatccagaatgcaggtGACCTGGgattttgtaatttgaatctccatatattaagtctactaaaaaataattgaaacattaatcaaacccagtagactggttttgcttccaataaggattaattatatcttatttgggataaggtacaagctactgttttattactacagagaaaagggaaatgcttttaaacatatttaattatttgattaaaatggagtctatgggagatgaccttccattaatttggagctttctggataataggtttccagataatggatccataccTGACCATATGTCACTGTATGATACTGATAGATTTTAagcactttattttatacattaactACGAGAGACCAATTTTTAAATAGCTTCCCAACACCTATAACACTAAAACATTTACCGTTGCTTAAGGGCTTACatatattggaaataaaaccCAGGCCTACTGTCCAATaattttacacaaaatatttaCAAGCATTTTGATCAGTGAAAACAATGCCAGCATTGTCTGTACTGTAAAATGTTCCATATGAAACAGCTTGTGCTTTAGGATTGGGGGATAAAAGGGGTTAACATATTTTGGGCCTGCTTCACTGTTGCTCTGTGAAAGTCTCTGTTGGTTGCCATGCAACCATATCAGTAAGGCTGCATGAAGTGTGCAGATTGAACATTACCTGCCCTGCGTGTGTTTTAATTTaccagagagaaagaaaatcagaaaaaggctTGCATAAATTGTCTTCATCATTTCCAGTTGAATTAAAACCAATATA is a window from the Xenopus laevis strain J_2021 chromosome 6L, Xenopus_laevis_v10.1, whole genome shotgun sequence genome containing:
- the LOC108718965 gene encoding transmembrane protein 108 isoform X1 — translated: MKRSSQALCCHLFSVLLVLALAEKDTFVVKESFPTSPSYQVLKETTTYAAMVRPTHSFDPVSKLRKSRTWHPQKSTPTLVTPLPNSRDVTHSGNIYSERNVFQKVTESLEPYLKTEHSARTASTNDNSSGSVLAFLKDAFIRGWRLQGLSQEELMGGGLPTSASDMPDNTEVVSVPFKLNYYKLWDVLNRNSSLLSIRQAKNGTTLAVQTVASSYPEKTSTDARIPTNEPGIYKDISIKQHSVANKDTSLDINSPTDLSAMVSVTISTAAYTATGNFLNRLVPAGTWKPGVPGNISHVTEEGSHPQHKETICLGKMDIVWIFLAISVPISSCSVLLTVCCMRLKKKASNPENNLSYWNNAITMDYFNKHAVALPREIQSLEISEDHLSEPRSPANGDYRNSGMVLVNPFCQETLFTAQEQVSEI
- the LOC108718965 gene encoding transmembrane protein 108 isoform X2 encodes the protein MVRPTHSFDPVSKLRKSRTWHPQKSTPTLVTPLPNSRDVTHSGNIYSERNVFQKVTESLEPYLKTEHSARTASTNDNSSGSVLAFLKDAFIRGWRLQGLSQEELMGGGLPTSASDMPDNTEVVSVPFKLNYYKLWDVLNRNSSLLSIRQAKNGTTLAVQTVASSYPEKTSTDARIPTNEPGIYKDISIKQHSVANKDTSLDINSPTDLSAMVSVTISTAAYTATGNFLNRLVPAGTWKPGVPGNISHVTEEGSHPQHKETICLGKMDIVWIFLAISVPISSCSVLLTVCCMRLKKKASNPENNLSYWNNAITMDYFNKHAVALPREIQSLEISEDHLSEPRSPANGDYRNSGMVLVNPFCQETLFTAQEQVSEI